Genomic segment of Niallia taxi:
TTAATTTAATTTTAATTCGATTTGAAGATTGGATAAGAGCTGATATGGCAGCAACTGACCATAAAAAGTGTGAAAGCTTACAAAGGAATTATAATGATTTAATTGAAATGCTAAATACTAAACAAAATAATATACCTTACTTTTTTGGTCTTTTCCCTGTATCGACCCATCTTGACTTAAGTTCTATGGTGGTAGAGTTTATCGAAAGCTTGAATTTACAATTGATAAAAGACATAGAGACATTAGAGAACATCTATGTTGTTGATTTCAGAAAGATAAATAAGTTATACAACATTCGAGATGTATTCGATCCTTTAAAAGATAAGGAAGGACATATTCCATTTACAAATGAATTTTATGCAGCACTTGGTGCAACAGTATTTCGGAAAATACATTCTTGGAAAAAACAAACTTTTAAAGTTATTGTATTAGATTGTGATAATACGCTTTGGAAGGGAGTTTGCGGAGAAGATGGTTACCTTGGGGTAGAAGTAGATGAATATTTTACTAAGATTCAAAAGTTTATGCTTCAAAAATATAATGAAGGAATGCTTCTGACGCTATGTAGCAAAAATAACGAACAAGATGTTTGGGACGTTTTTTCAAAAAATCCAGGCATGAAACTGAAAAAAGAACATTTTGTTCATCATAAAATTAATTGGTCCTCAAAATCAGAAAATATAAAAGCATTAGCAGAAGAACTTAACTTAGGTTTGGATAGTTTCATCTTTATTGATGATAATGCAGCTGAGTGTTCGGAAGTAATGACTAATCTTCCTGAGGTACTTACTTTACATTTACCTGTAGATATAAGCCAAATCCCTTATTTTTTACAGCATTCTTGGGCTTTTGATCGCTTACAAGTAACTGAAGAAGATAGAAAACGTTCGCAAATGTATATGTCAGAACAAAAGAGAAAGAGTGTACAAAAATATGCTCAAACTCTTCCCGATTACCTTAAAGGGCTAGAGTTAAAAATGAGCATGAACAAAGTTAAACAATCACAAATTGCTAGGATATCACAGTTAACAAATAGAACAAATCAATTTAACCTTAGTACAAAAAGAAGGTCAGAAGTAGAAATTGAAGATTTAATGAATAGTCCCGATGTAACTGTTTGGGCTATAGAAGTCTCAGATCGTTTTGGAGACTATGGATTAGTAGGAGTAGTTATTTCTAAAGAAAATGGTAAAACTCTTTTCATTGATACTTTGCTATTGAGCTGCAGAGTATTAGGCCGGAATGTTGAGGATGCTATTTTATGTGGGCTGAAGGAGTTTTGTAAAGAAAAGAATTTAAACAAAATAGAAGCAAAATTCTATCCAACAGAAAAGAATATTCCATTTTTGAATTTTATTGAAAAATCCAAGTGGAAGATAAAAAGTAGAGAAGAAAGCTACACTCTCTATCAATTGCAATTAGATGTCATTCCTCCTGTAGATACAATAGAATGTTATTTTAATAGTTGGTATAAATCAGAAGAACATACACTAACTACAAATGACTCAGGAGAATTAAGTAATGGAAATAAAGTGGCGAAATTTGAAGATAAAAAGGATATTCTCCAATCCAATCTAAGCTGGGAAGTTCTAATTACAAATGAAGCAAATTTAATACATCGAAGATTTTTGCTACCCCTGCAAAATTATACAGGTGAATTACTACTGCAGCTAACTCAAGATATCCAACAAAAAAATATTGAAAGGGTTGGAGAATATATTGCGCCAAAAACAGAAGCTGAAAAAATGATTGCTAAAGTTTGGCAAGATGTTTTAGGAGTGGAAAAAGTTAGTATTACTGATAATTTCTTTGAACTTGGTGGTACTTCCTTAGATGGAATACAAGTTATCTCTAAGCTATCAATGGATTTTGAAGCACAGTTAAATGACATTTTTGAATATGATACAATAGAAAGTTTTGCAAAAAATATTTCCTTTAATAAAAATTACTTAATGTCTTTACTTAATAAAAAAGAAAATATCGCCAAATCAAAAGGAAATCACTCTTTTGATTTAGATAGTGAAATACAACTAAAAACAGAGTGGTACGACAGACAAATTACCACATATGAAAATTTAGATGTCTCGGAAAGGGTTGATTATAGGAATATTTTACTAACAGGTTCGACTGGTTACTTAGGTGCTCATTTGTTACATGATCTTTTAATTGAAACAAGCTGTGATATACATGTAATTATTAGAGGTGCAGATGTTCATGAATCGAAAAATAGATTAGAGCAAAAATTATCTTTCTATTTTACTGCTTCTTTATATGAGCAATATAAACATAGAATTTTTGTATATAATGGTGACCTTTCAAAGTCATTTATGGGATTAACAGAATCTATTTATAATGAATTAGCAGATAAGATAGATTGTGTTATTAATCCAGCAGCAAATGTTAATCATTACGGTAAATTTGAAGACTCTTATGAAATCAATGTAAAAGGAACAGAAAGCCTAATTAAGTTTGCCTCCACTGGTATACAAAAGGATATAAATCATATATCTACGCCATTAGTAGCCTTTGGAAGTATTCCGGGGATTGATAATTTCTTATTTACAGAATTTGATTATGATGTAGGGCAAGAAGATGAAAATATTTACTTTAGAACAAAACTAGAAGCAGAAAAATTAATCGTTAAAGCAAGAGAAAGCGGATTGAACGCTAATATATATAGAGTGGGAAATCTTAACTACAATTCAAATACATTAAAATTCCAAGAAAATATATCAAGTAATGCCTTTTATTCGGTAGTTAAGTCATTTATTAAAATTAACATGATCCCAGCATTCGAGGAAAAAGTAATTGATTTTTCTTTTGTGAATGATGTAAGTAAAGCGATAACTTTATTGTTTAATAGAAAGAACTTGAAAAATGAAACACATCATGTATACAACTATAATGGAATCAGTAGTATAGAATTAGGAGAGTTTTTACAGAGGGAAGGTTATTCTGACCTGAAAATATGCGATATAAATGAACTATTTGCCAATTATGAAAATCCTGAATTGCAAGAGCATATAATGAAGATTGTTATTCATGCAGGATTAATGGGGAATATAAGGGATACAAATTTCCGGATGGTCTTTGCAAAAACTAAAGTGCTTTTAGATAAAGTTGGATTTGAATGGCCAGGTATCAATCAGAAAAACATCGCTAATATGTTAAATTATTCTAAAGAAGTACAATTTATTTAATTTATATTCCCGATTATTTAAGTAGAGAAACAGGATGAGAATCAGTTAAATAGTTCTCTTCCTGTTTCTAATAATAAGAGAGAAAATATGCAACATAGCCCTCACTATATTTAATTTAGAAAGAGGAAAACAAATGAAAATTTTAATATTTGGATCTGGTGTTATTGGAAGTATATATGGATACATACTTAAGGAAGCTGGATTCGATATAACTCATTATGTACGATCTAATACGCTAAGGGAAATAGAAAAGGGGATTTCTTTAAATCTATTAGATACACGGAAACGAAAAAAGAGTAATATATCTAAAACATATTTAATGAAAACTGTAGAAGACTTACCTTCTTTTGATAACTTTGATTTAGTAATAGTTAGTGTAAGACACTATCAACTAGATTCTGTATTACCATTACTTTCTAAAAAAATTGGAAGAGCGGATATCTTATTTTTTAATCATTTATGGACTGATTTTGAAACTATAAATAGATATATTCCTAAGGAAAAGTATTTGTGGGGATTCCCTAGTGCGGGTGGAGGATTTGTTGAAAATAATAATTTAAATGGTGTGATAATGAATCAGATTTCATTAGGGGAAGTAACAGGTGAATTGACACCAAGATTAGAGAAAATGAAAAGTATTTTTAAAAAGGCAAATATTGAGGTTAAATGTCAAAAAAACATGCAACATTGGCTCTGGAAACAATTTGCACTTAATGCAGGTATAAGTAGTATGATTGCGAAGTCAGGAGGGGCCGATAAATTTTTAAATAACTTATCAAATTTACATCAAGGTGTTTTATGTATACGTGAAAACTTAACTATCTGTAAACTTAGAGGAATAGAAATAAAAGAGTTCGGAGATGCAAAAGCATTCTTTTTACCTTCCTGGTTAGCAACCTTTGGATTATGGGTTATGATGAAAAAGGATATAGCACAAAGAACTATTTTTCAACTTTACAATGGAGCAGATGAAATAAAAAAGATTTATTCTCATGTAATGGAAAAGGGGAACGAGTTAAATATTAATATGCCTCAAATGAGCTCATTAAAAAAATATATAGATCATGTCGAGGATATTTATCGTTAATAGGCGATAAAAAAGGAGATTACTGAACATGGAGAAAGAATTTAGTAATGTAGATTCAAGCGCAATTCTTGGAGAATTTCCAACTTGTGGGCAGGATTGGGCTAATCATATAGCTGGATTTTATACTGCGGATACACAGTTAAAAGTAGTATTGGAAATGGACGGAAGAATACAGGCGGATAAAATGATTAAAGCTGTGAGACAATCAATTGATGTGGAATCTATCTTAGGATGTTATTTACAAGAAACTGATAGAGACCCAATATGGAAGAGATTTGAACACATTGATGATATGAAATGGTGTTTAGTAGAAGAATGTAAGGATAAGGATTTGGCTCTAAAGAAATTCTTTTCCTCTTTACTTTCTCCGAGTTCAAGACAACTTCAAGCTTATATTTTTCAAACCAATATTAATGATATTCTATGTCTAACATTTAACCATTCATGTACAGACGTTTCTGGTATAAAAGGTTATTTGCATATTTTGTCTAACATTTATAGACAATTATGTAGTAATATAGATTACTATCCCGAATTAAAAAATAATACCAATAGAAGCATTGATCAAATATTTCAAAACCTAGGAATTACAGATCTTAAGAAAGCCTGGAATTCAAAACAAGACAATTCAAAAGCTAACTGGGCTTTTCCATTTACTAATGAAGGTAGACATAAACAACTAGTCTCTATTAGGAAAATTCTTAAAGATGAATTTGAAGAGATCCTTTCTTATATTAAAAGTAATAATGCTACTGTTAATGATTTTATGATGACTGCTTACTATAGAACATTATATAGTCTTATTAAACCTAAAACTTTAGAACCGAAGGAAATTACAACAACAGTTGATTTACGCCGATATCTTCATTCACATAACACAGCAGCTATTTGTAGTAATATGTCTGTAAAAATCAATTCAGTACTCGATTGGATAGAGGGAGAGTCATTTACGACTACCTTAAAACGTGTATCTACCATGATGAAGAAACTTAAACAAGATAATCCAGGAATAAATAGTGCGATTGCAATGGAACTCATCAGAGATATGGGATACAAGAATGTTAAGTCTTTTTTTGGAAATACCAGTAAACTAGCTGTAAAAAGTAGAAAGTCCTCCCCTTTATTAACAAATATGGGTGTTATTGCGGATTACCCGTTTTGTATTGGAGAGACTGCTGTGAAAGATGCCTATATTGTTTCACCAGCAGGGTACG
This window contains:
- a CDS encoding ketopantoate reductase family protein translates to MKILIFGSGVIGSIYGYILKEAGFDITHYVRSNTLREIEKGISLNLLDTRKRKKSNISKTYLMKTVEDLPSFDNFDLVIVSVRHYQLDSVLPLLSKKIGRADILFFNHLWTDFETINRYIPKEKYLWGFPSAGGGFVENNNLNGVIMNQISLGEVTGELTPRLEKMKSIFKKANIEVKCQKNMQHWLWKQFALNAGISSMIAKSGGADKFLNNLSNLHQGVLCIRENLTICKLRGIEIKEFGDAKAFFLPSWLATFGLWVMMKKDIAQRTIFQLYNGADEIKKIYSHVMEKGNELNINMPQMSSLKKYIDHVEDIYR